In Mauremys reevesii isolate NIE-2019 linkage group 13, ASM1616193v1, whole genome shotgun sequence, the sequence AGTTCCTTTGCTGATTGATTAGAGCACTGCTTCTAAAAGTGTGTAAGTAACTAAGATCCCTAGGAAGCCGCCTACTTGCATTGCATTTCTAAAGTACTGATAATTACAAGCTGAAACATTATGCCTTGAAATCAGCTAACTCACCTGTTCTGTCATTTTTCCAAACACGTATAATTCTCTGGAGTGTGGCGTTCATTTGAAACTGCCATcttctttcttattttttaaaaagggagctaAAGATGGAGTGGAAAGGGAGACTCTCTTAACAAATATTTTTAGTATATCTTAATTAAAAGAAACCTTTTAAAATAACTGAGACTTTGTTAAATGTTTTCTTATTTAACATTCTCTCTCCAGGCTAAAGCACTATTTCACACTATTCAGTTGTGAAATGTTATAGATATTATTTCATCAGCAAGAACCCATTTGGGTGTATATGTACCCTGTCCGAGCGTGTGCAGGTTTCAAAAGACCACTCTTATTTGTCAGTCTCCTGTGTGAAAGGACCATCTCAGAGCATCCCCAAATAGACTGAATACAATTCTGTTCCATCGTTATTAGACAATCACGTCTATTAATCAGCCatattttgttcacttaaaacagGGTTCGTTGTACAGATAGAGGACCAACACTGTAAAACATGtttgtctttttattttaaaaaggttctGGTTCTTCAAAATAGCTGCCATAGTTGGTATCATGGTTGGAGCCTTTTACATTCCTGAAGGGCCATTCACAAGAGGTAAAGTTAATATATAGTCATGgaattgcttttgaaaatacaaACTTTTTCACGAATTACCAGAGGTTATAGTTGGTGCATTCCAAGTTATGGTTATTGTAGAATACGTACAGTGCAACCCTATTTCCCTGGAATGTTCTGGTAATTAGTTACAAGGTAAGCAGTACGTGTCCTGGGGCATAGCTGCAGGTGCTGTTTCACATAAACAGGGCTGAGCTCCATATTTATACACTAGTTAAATACCTTAATTATTTTAAGTGTTTGTATGACTGACTAAATCTTCGTTTCTCTTCTGTCACTGTTCATATTAGATGTCAGGAAAGACTTTGTTTCCCAAGGCATTTAAGGGATCTTCTGCAAACTCCTTTAGGAAGTTCTGTCCTCTTCAGTCAGCTATTCTAAGGAAGTGTTTACCTATGACTAGTACTGTTTGCATCCATTTTGTAGGATTGTTTCATAAACTTTGATGGTCACTTAAGGATATGAAAATAGTGTCTTACATTAAACATTGAATTCTTCTCTCTGAAAACACTTTAGGCCCAATCTTGCAAATACTTAGCACGTACTTCAGTGTGACTCAAATTAAGCAAGTGAAACTACTTGCATGCTCTAGAGCCAAGTACatgtgtaagtatttgcaggatcgaTGCCATAGAGTATTAGGGGACTGCATTTCCAGGCTATATTTTCACTATTCCTTTTAAAATCTGATAAGCCAGTTTATAGGCTAACCTGAGGCTAGTTTTTCTACCTAGTAAAATACAAATTATGAGAAATAACTAACTTTATACCCCTTCATGTCTTTTCTAGCATGGTTTATTATTGGCACTCTTGGAGCCTTTTGCTTTATCCTCATCCAGCTGGTGCTGCTTGTGGACTTTGCTCACTCCTTGAATGAGTCCTGGGTTGGGCGAATGGAGGAAGGAAACTCAAGGTGTTGGTATGTGGGTAGGTATCTAAATCAGAGAATGCAAATCATAACTAGAAGAAACAAACAATGCGTACATAGCGTACAAAAATAAGGGATAGCCTCTTACAGCCCTGCCACTGTGTACGTGCTGTTCTCTGATCTGCATCCTACAACTGAAACTCCATAGTTACCTGGGGAGTTAGAAGCTGCAGTGTTGCTCCGCTATAGCTCTATGTACATGCTGGTTCTAGTCTCATTAATTAAAATGGGAAGTAGACCTGTCAGTCACTGTCCATTTTGATGGTCAtaagaaataaaatttaaatttcTTGCCCAGCTACATAGTAGAGAAGCATGGTCTGAATGCAGGGCTAGCAGCCATTGACTCCTTTAATGTCCTCAGGCAAGTCAGCTAAGCAATTTTTCTTAGTCACCCTGTCTGTATAATGGTGATAACGTCGTTGCACCTCATGCTTGTAGGCTGGGGATGTGATTGTAAATGGCTCCAGTGACACAGCCATAACAATTAGCAATTTAACTTAACTATTTTAGCTGAGAACACTAACCTCTGTGGCTCCTTATATTATAAATAACTTGAAAGAAGGGCACTATAAAAGCACCCAGTCTTTGTGGGGTAGAGAGAAAATCTTGCCTTTAAAATTCAGGGCTGATAAGTGCCCCAATGGGGAGCCTGCAGAAGTACTTGTTTCCATTCTGTGTTGAGTTAActtgtcttttctttttcagctttATTTTCTTGTACGAGCTTGAACTACATCTTGTCGATAATTTCTGTTGTGCTCTTCTATGTATTCTACACTAAACCTGATGGTTGTACTGAGAACAAGTTCTTCATCAGCTTTAATATGATCTTGTGCATTGTTGTCTCCATCGTTTCTATCCTTCCCAAAGTTCAGGTACTACATTTTCTATTTTTGGTTAAATCCTTTTGTACACAGACAGCAATATCTTTAAATCTCCTTTGAAGTATACATTTGCTGTTTTTATAATACACATTCAGAAAAAAATTGTCACAGGATGAGACCATGCTAATGATTATGTGGGATAACTAGAAATAAGCAGAAAACTGAGCCTAATGCAATAGTTCCTGAACTGTGGACGTTTAGAGCATTTACTGACCATCTGCAGAAAGCTGGCATGTCACATAATGACAGCTAGAAATCAGCATCGTATTGGACACATCTGAAATACAATGCACCAAACTATTTTTTAGTGCACTTAGTGAAAGCAGTTGCTGTGGTTCCCTCAGAGATACTACAGCTACCATGGATTAGAGGGGAGGCATCCAAGAGATACTGGGTAAAACTTTCAACATACCTAAATGACATCAATTGGATTTAGGGTCTTAAGTCATTAAGATGCTTTTGAATACTTTCATGATATATGGTGCACTATGAAATTTTCAAAGAACCCTTGGCCTAGCTAGCAAACAATGAATGATGATAGATTAGTCTTCCTTTGCTCTGATTATGTTGCTGTTGTAAGATACAATGTTGCCCTTTATGATAAATGTGGAAACCTGCATTAAATGAAAAGGGTTGCACATGTGTAAATTGAGGGTTGAATTTGGATCGTTCTATTTTGGGTGATTGTAAAGAGGCAAATACTTTAACAGACATCAAAACAGGTCATCAAACAAAAAATAGTTCTGCATCAGGTAGAATACACTTGCTTCACCTGGTTAAACACCCTTTAAAGAATACTGGGCATATCTGTAGGTCTTGGGTTCTAAAGCTGCTACTCTTCCCCCAAATCTATTTTGAGTCACCACCTCTGCTAATATGCATCTGGGGATAACTAGATATTGCTCAGAAGTTATTTGCTAGACTTGTATTTTGCAAGCCTGCTACAGAGTCATGTCACGATTAAGTCAAGCAAGAGCTGCTGATCAAAGATGGTGTGTGCAGTGCATGTGTTTGGATCAAGAGGGACGAACAAGAGTCCCTGGCTTGTTTATTGCCAGTGTTCTCAACCTCCAAAGATAGGCTCCTAGCGTGGTTCTCAACCCTGAATTATTTGCTCCCATATATATAATACGTGGCCCTACACAGTTATGGCAAATGTTTTAGTCACTAAATACTCATAGgcaagactttttaaaaagtttgattGTAGTTACTAGATGTTAGGCAAACCTGCAGCAATTAGGATTAAATCCAGCTCTATCTGAAATGCCTTTTTTGACTCTGGAGGGCATTTTGTCTTTAAACAGGAACATCAGCCTCACTCTGGCCTCCTCCAGTCCTCTGTTATTAGTCTCTACACAATGTATCTCACTTGGTCAGCTATGTCTAATGAGCCTGGTAAGCATCTATCTGCCTTGGTAGTAATgtgttccattttttaaaacaaaaacatatcAGTGAAGTTTACTGTTACCAGAAGCCATTGTGCTGAGATTGCTGGTCAGATGATGCATTTGTGAATCCATGCAACATGTGCATACTTAAGGTGTAGACTTGCTACATAGTCAGGTCATATGCAGCTTCTCAGTGGCTTTCTTTTGTGTGGCGCGTATTGCAGCAATCTATTCTGGAGGTCCCGAAGACCTGGTTGATGGACAAGGTCTGGACTGAAGTTAATTCTCTAGCCCAGGCTTATATATTGCGTTCTCTGAACTCCTTTCTAGTGAACCACAGAACTAAATATTTTGAGAATCAAGCAGTGGGGGGGATTGGAATGTGGGAAGGATGGTATCTGTGCAAAGATCTGGAAAAGGGCCTGATTAGTGTACTCCAATCTAGTCAAGTGCAGGTGGGAAGACTTCTTGCCACTGATGCTACTGGGGAATCCAAGAGCAATTGGAAGCCCAAAAGGAACTCTAGACTACAAACCTGGCCAACAAGATGACAGGGATGAGTTTTACTAAAAAGCTTGTGCCTGTTTCTCTCTTTTTGTAAACCTCTTTCAGATAGAAGCTGTAACCCAAGTTTGTTGAACATCATCACACAGATAACTGCACCCACAGTAGCTCCAGCTAATGCAACTGTCATACCTGCTACTCCAGCTCCACCAAAGTCCTTGCAGTGGTGGGATGCACAGAGTATTGTTGGACTTGGTATCTTTGTTCTTTGTCTCCTGTATTCTAGGTAAGATCTGAGTCACTCAAAGCAGAAACAAGCAGAACTTACCTTCCTTTTGTGGACACTGGGTGGGTTTGTGTATGAAATCTACCTGGTTTGCACATAAGGCTCTGTCTAGCTTGATGTGGGCAAATAAAAATCTGAAAGACTAGTAAAACTGTGAGGAGGGTAGAGGCTTCACCAACCTTGTTCTTAATTAGTTGAAGTCTTAAGCTAAAAAAGGCCATAACAGCAtgaagtggggagggggttgttacTTAGTCAGTAGGTAAATAGTAGGAGAGTTGTTTCTGAACTGACCTccaatcacaatttaaaaaaaaactaaacacATTGGGGTAAGGTGTTTGCCTGGACTGGAAGTTCAGAAGCAGCACACTGCTTCCACTGATGGTAACTGAAATCTGTGTCTTGAGTTTCCAACTCTAGCAGGGGCTAGGAGTTAACTTCCTGGTGTGGTACTGTCACCTGCAGTGATCTTCACAGCAGTGTCAGGTGCCTCTGGAAAGGGGGGGAATATGTTCCTACTCCAGAGATTGGGTCTCTGATATGTAACATGGATGGAAATGGATCTCCTAAGGAGGAGCGTTCCTTTTTTACTTCTTTGGAAAAATTTCAATCACAACACATTTTGGGGATGGAAAAGATTTGACTAGTAGTTATAGTCACTAGTGAAACCCACCCCTGTGTTCTATAGGAtggatttttaacttttcttttttgGGTCACTTCGCAGCATTCGCTCTTCCAGTAACAGCCAGGTGAACAAGCTGACTCTGTCTGGGAGTGACAGTGTCATGCTGGATGATGCTGTGGGAACTGATGGTGGGTCTGTGGAAGATGGAGAAGTTCGTCGGGTCATGGACAATGAGAAAGGGGCAGTTCAGTACAGCTATTCTTTCTTTCACTTCATGTTGCTCCTTGCCTCTCTCTACATCATGATGACACTCACTAACTGGTACAGGTAGGAACAAAATGGGTTTAactttttaaacataaaatataTTTACGAAGGTGGATGAAAGGTGCACCTGCTACCTCAACTCTGGGTGGCTGATCTGACATCTGTGCAGCTTTAATTCCTGCTGGGAGAGTAACTCTTATGCCCCATTCCCCTTTATATCCAGTGAGTTCTCTGGCAGTTTAGGAATTGGAAATCTGAAGGCTACTCCGAAATCTGGGACGTCTGTCCTGTGGTTTGAGATCTTCCCTTCATGCTAGCTGCATCAAAGTTGTAGTGGTTAGCTTTTTGTGTTGATGAAATAGGATAGTAAAGAAACAGTAGAAAGCATTAAAGGCATTGACAGTAGAAGTGGGGTGGGTGAGCCTGCCTAAAGGATTATCCAAATTTGTAAGAGCAGCAGATACCAGACTGACTAGCAGATTTTTCTTCAGATTCCTAAGGCTGTGCATCTTTCTTCCAGTTAATGAGTTAGTCAGGGACTCTGTCCTTTTGAGAAGTTTTTGGTTCTGCCCAGTGTGAGATTGAAAAGACAAACAGGAGAAGGAATGTTGGCAGCTACAGACATGGAAGCCACTTATGTAGTGAGGGTTCCCCCAGCGCCACTGAGACTATCCATCTTGAGGCTGTGCCCCCACCACCTACTTACTGCCTTTTTCTTGTGATTGGCTGACCTACTACATGGGGTGGTCTTGCATTTTCTCATTTAGTGGAGGAACAGCTGCCTGAAATGAAGAACTGAAGTTGGTTAACTGGCTGTGGGGTCAGTTTTAAGAGTGGTGATGCATAAACATACATAGGCTGGGACATACTGAGAGTAGGTGGCAGGACACCTCTAAAGTTCTGAAAGGAGGGACTTTGCAGTTTAGGGTCTTCAATTATAAGGCAAGGAGCCTTTTTGGACATGATGGTGGTGGTGTTCCAAACATGCTGCACCTTCAATTCAGTAAAAGTGCAGAGAGGGTGGCAGCAGGAGGCTTGTCATTAACTATTTTTCCATTGTTACAGCCCTGATGCAGACTTCAAAACTATGACAAGTAAGTGGCCAGCCGTGTGGGTGAAGATCACCTCAAGCTGGGTCTGCCTCCTTCTCTATGTCTGGACCCTAGTGGCTCCTCTTGTCCTTACCAATCGGGACTTCGCTTAAATGATTGTGCTTGTCTGGGATTATGAAAATACCTGAAGTTCCTCTGCTGAAAGCCAAAACGTCATGTATTGCGTCGGTTATTCCTTGAAGCTAAGGGAAATGCATCTTTTCATGTTCCATGCACGTGGATAGAAACTGCTGGATTATGTAATGCTTGATGCAGTATCTAAACTACAATAATTTtgatactattttattttaacctATATGTGAGGTTAGCTATTAGTGCATTTTTGAAAGCTACTACCACTGTGGTGGTAGTGTTACAGCACAGAAGAAAAACACTTGTAGTATCCATTAGTTCCAACACAATATCGAAGAGAACTATTAAACACAAAGTAATGTATTTTAAAGAACAAGCTGTGTTCAGCATAATGCACTAAATGCGTCAGTATGTGGAAGTGTAAGCCATACTGTGTAAATTTCTACATTCCATTGTCTAAAAGAGCACCCTCCTGTTTGTGGGCAGAAACTTATACATTCACTACAAGACCAAGATCTTGAAGATGTGTAGCTGTTAACTCTAATTCCTGTTCCCAGAATAATACTTTTAGATTTTATGGAAACTATGCTTCTTGATTTAGTATATTTGCCAAATATTTTAAACTTTGATTTAACTTTAAATTAATCAGATACTTCTGTTATTTCAAATTAAAGTTATGCTGgaaaaacaagtttttttttactAAGTCTCAATTGGTCTGAGCTTGAATGAGTTAATACACATGAAATTGTCAATAATTGCATGATAATCTATATTTTAATCAAATGCATTTAACTGTTCAAAGCATCTTTCAAACTCTCTGTTCCAGGTAGGTGCAGGGATTGGGGCAGCAAGTTTGTAATCTCCTATGGTATTTTGAATTAAAGGGCAGCTTATACAGCTGCTGAAGTTACAAGTCATGTGGTAGGATATGTAGTACCTAGAAGTTAATGGCTCAAGTGGTGTCATATGACTTAATCTATACTCTGATCAGACATGGTGATTACAGCCTCATTCCAATCCTCTGATGCTGAATCACATGTTGGATGGCACGTCTATGATGAGCACACTTACAAAACACATAGCAAAGTGAACTTGGTTATTTTTTTTACTGCAGACTAT encodes:
- the SERINC3 gene encoding serine incorporator 3 isoform X2, whose amino-acid sequence is MLAPGMEEQLKKVPGFCDEGLHTRLPHMNGFVNCDVLVGYRAVYRISFAMAVFFFIFSLLMIQVKTSNDPRASVHNGFWFFKIAAIVGIMVGAFYIPEGPFTRAWFIIGTLGAFCFILIQLVLLVDFAHSLNESWVGRMEEGNSRCWYVALFSCTSLNYILSIISVVLFYVFYTKPDGCTENKFFISFNMILCIVVSIVSILPKVQEHQPHSGLLQSSVISLYTMYLTWSAMSNEPDRSCNPSLLNIITQITAPTVAPANATVIPATPAPPKSLQWWDAQSIVGLGIFVLCLLYSSIRSSSNSQVNKLTLSGSDSVMLDDAVGTDGGSVEDGEVRRVMDNEKGAVQYSYSFFHFMLLLASLYIMMTLTNWYSPDADFKTMTSKWPAVWVKITSSWVCLLLYVWTLVAPLVLTNRDFA
- the SERINC3 gene encoding serine incorporator 3 isoform X1, whose amino-acid sequence is MGAVLGVCSLASWIPCLCSGASCLLCRCCPNSKNSTVTRLIYAFLLLLSTLVACIMLAPGMEEQLKKVPGFCDEGLHTRLPHMNGFVNCDVLVGYRAVYRISFAMAVFFFIFSLLMIQVKTSNDPRASVHNGFWFFKIAAIVGIMVGAFYIPEGPFTRAWFIIGTLGAFCFILIQLVLLVDFAHSLNESWVGRMEEGNSRCWYVALFSCTSLNYILSIISVVLFYVFYTKPDGCTENKFFISFNMILCIVVSIVSILPKVQEHQPHSGLLQSSVISLYTMYLTWSAMSNEPDRSCNPSLLNIITQITAPTVAPANATVIPATPAPPKSLQWWDAQSIVGLGIFVLCLLYSSIRSSSNSQVNKLTLSGSDSVMLDDAVGTDGGSVEDGEVRRVMDNEKGAVQYSYSFFHFMLLLASLYIMMTLTNWYSPDADFKTMTSKWPAVWVKITSSWVCLLLYVWTLVAPLVLTNRDFA